CATCTTTTCCTGAAAGCTTCCTGTAGACTCCGGCAAATGTCTCCAACTTATTCTCGGTATCATTCTTTGCCTTGGGATCCAAGAAAACCTGCAATTGTAGAATACTAGGTCACAACATCATTGGTAGACACATCAGAAAAGacttgaaataaaatcaagcaagCAGCAATCACCTTCATAATCTTTGATCCATCAAGTCTGTATCTGACACGTTTTCCAACAATCTCGGCAGGATAAACTATATCCTCAAGCATGGCCTCATGCACAGCAGTGAGAGTACGGGTTCGAGGCCTTTGGACAGCAGAACCCTTCTTTGGTGGCCGTACTATCCTCCGGGTAGCAATAAGAACAACTTCCTATATGTTCcaaggaaaaaataatcaacatGAGTGGAGGCAAACatccaaataaaattggaACATTTCAATTAAAGTGAATCTGAGTTGACCATGAGAAAAAAGGTGAAAACAAGAACATGACTTGAAGGCCAAAAGTTAAGATAGAACAGCtgcaaaataacaaataaaattcacGTCCATACTTTCCTGGTAACATTTGTAACCATTGTTccataattttgaagaaaaatcaacattaATCTAGGATTACCTTTCCACTGAACTTCTTCTCAAGCTCTCTCACCAATCTAGGATGAATTTTGCGGAAAGCCTTCCTCAACCTATAAGGTACATGGATCACAACAGCCTTCTTGCTTCCAGATACATCAATCTGCCTGCATAATTCAACAGATTGATTATAATCATGCTCCCCCCAAGGAGGAAAGCCAAATATAACCAATAAACACCTACAAGGCAGAGTTGATATAGAGGTCTTTCAAGTCGCTCTTAATCTCTTGATTTGTGTTTTCCAGATCAAACAAAGCCTGCAGACATATCAAACATTTATACAACTTCCAACACTGCAGCATTAAGCAACAGGTCAACAGCATCAGTCAGGTAATACCTGAGCAACACTCTCCTCNNNNNNNNNNGTCCTTGTGAATCTTTTGCAACGCGGTATACATCTTGCAACTGCGAGGACAAAGATATGCAATCACAAAATCAACTCCatgcaaaatatcaaattgtatGGTTCAAATAGCAGAACTTGGTAATCATAGATAACATGAGCCCAAtggaaacaaaagaagaaaatacttTCATCTGTTTCATTCACAGAAACTAACAAATAAAGTTACCACTCCATAGATTCCacatcaataaaatcacatcTCCCTTTTCCGACACAAGAAGTTACATTCACCGCTATTGGTGGTTAAGATAAGTTTTGTTGAACTTTACTAGCCGTTTGAGCTACTCCTGGACGCCCACCAGAAAGTCAGCTCATCTTCCCAAATTAGCCAAGTTTTTTATCGAGACATACTCATGTGTCCTTCAGCCAAAAATTAGTCAATAAACAGCTCAGCATCCCAAGCTTCTTGACGTCGGAATAGCTATTGaagtttaaacaaaaaaaaaaagaaggaaagacGGAAGCACTATTATCCTATCTGAGCCGTAGTTTCACACATAGTCATGGTGTAAGATTCCTATCCCGTAGCAATGAAGGCCAAcatttatcacaaaaaatctAATTACTACCCGCAACATACCCgtacacataaatatataccaaAAGATGCAATAGACACAGACACAAATAAAATTCGATAATGAAGCGTcaaaaatacaatacaaaatCAGTACCAAGTCGTTCCCAAATAATAAAGTAACACCAAAGCAAGAACCACATCAACTCCAGTTCAAATTTCTCATGAATGGGCCATTATTAACTCAAATTCACTGATTTTTCATAACTTGACAACGAAAACAAAGCAAACCCAGATGAAAAGAATTCGAGATACGATGTGAGAAAGAGTACCTTGATGGGAGAGAAACGAATGGAATCTAGCTGTGCGGACAAGAGCAACCACAGCTTCGGCGCCGGAGGGCACTACCTGAATATGCAGGGGTTGCAAGAGAGTGAGAATAAGTTGGGCGGAAAAGCGAGGGTTTTATTGCTTGCTACCAGGAAAACCCTAGCTCAATCACGGCTGAGATGAAGAGATTGTTATGTGAAAAGATCTGGACCGTCAAACAAAGGATTAATTGGGCGACCCGACTTCGCAACCCGAAGTGCTGGATTGGTGGTGCGGATCGGGTGTTCGGTTCGGATATCTGGTATGGGCTTACAGAAAAAGCCCAACATAAATGTTAATGGGTCGGGTCACTAAATGAACTCCCATATTCATTTAGCCCATCATAATTCACAATCAGGACCACTTTTTTCAAAAGCCCATTTACATTAATGACAGATGAAGATacattagtttttatttttaatttttgagggaaacaatttaattacttttaaatttacaagttttaactaaaataatttaattaatttaaaaaattactctCAACTAATTTACAagttttaactaaattaatttatattaatttcaactaatttAGTTTCAATTAGTGAGTTTAGGTATTACGGGGTAGGAGTGGTaaaaattttttccaaaaaccACCCAAACTACCcgaataaaattgaattgaattatttattataatttattaaataaatcataattttaaatttatactaaaacCGCACTAGCATTTAGGccctatttattttgtaatatgggtaggattttttttcaattgattttggTGATTTCTAGAGAAGTATGTTTTTTCCCCCTTCAAATGATACTTTctttgtgtatttattatcTACGTTTGTTGCTTGTAATTTGTACAAGCATGGGAGAAAGGAAGAAGCAAGGAGAAAAGTGAATACGTCCAAGaggagggagagagagggagagagagagagagagagggagatgaATAGCATGGATTTAATGTAAGCTATTGTTTCACCACTAACTAATAAGACGGAAGCTACTTCTGGAACGGATCCCTCCTTTTCCTCCTCAGCCTATCGGATATCAGTAGCCGTTTTTAGcttttgtttcccttctaaGGCCAAATTCTTACACGTTATTCACATCCGAGTTGCATGTGTTGAGCATGCTGCCAGCATCTGTCTTAAGGTAGGACCAAACTCTCCgcaatttacatttatatcaatcaattataaaattatgaattccCTTCCgctaaaattcaattatttggaAATCGGTTCTTACGTAATTAGTTATACAACGAGGAGGCCGAATTGCATCTTATAGACGTCTAAGCAAGAAGGGCCACTATTGACAGATCTGaaagtaattatttcaaataacaagtGATTGAAATTTACAAGATGTTGTAAATCATTCGAGTCTTGATTTAATAAGTACAAACAATGCCTGGATTGTTCAAGTTCTATATAGCAAAACACTGTAAAGATGCATTGCTTGTTGGGACAGTTTTTTTCTGAAATCTTAAACACAAACGTTTGTTTAACTTGTGCAAAATATTCAGAGGTGGCTCCCAAGTGAATTTGATGGCCGTCTTCCAACAAAAGATATAAGAGAGAACAGATAAAGAGGAAACACTAACAAATCATTTTCTGAACCAAATGTCTTTGGAACCAAGTCTAACTGTACAACATTGATCGTATAGTAAACAGTTAAAAAGATGGTGAATTTCACTGCGGCGAAACAATTCATATCTGATCACCATAATCAGGTATCCTAGCTTCAAACAACTTACGCAGGTTCTGCAATTGCATCATactgaaaataatttcaagcAAAGTACACAACCAGCAAACATTCAAGAGCTAAATCAAAATTTGTGGGGCACAATGATTGTCTAGATCTTAGGCAAATCATTACGAACCATGACCCTCCCTCCTCACCAAATTTACCATCTTAGAGAAAACTAGAGCACAAGTGAAAAGTGGGCCAGCAGACTAATTTGGTTTCCGCATATTACGACCAGCACGAATAACCTCATCCACAAGTAGCAGCTGAGATGCAATCACAGGGCTGCACAAGAGAGAATGATTCTTCTCAGGAAACAGGGGATGACAGTGAAATTAACGAGCTCAATGAAAGCTACACGACAATGGCAAATATTCTGATTCTCTCAAGGAGAAATGGGTTATCGACTATTTTGGGGGAGAAAATGTCTAAAGCACATGTATTAGAGCATGCAAAACAGTAAGACCTCGGACATACCCCGAGTTTATGATCTGACGCTTGACAGAGTAATTGTCAAAGATGCCCTCCATTTGAGGGTCAATAGGTTCTCCAGTGTGTAGATTAAGCCCAACCACATTCCCCTTGTCATGCTCTCCCTGAAATGAACAACTCAATTTTATATGACATGCTAATGATGAATTATATTGATCAGTCTTGCACAACATGATAATGATGAATATTATCAATCTGGTCCCTTGAAATATGGTACttggatataatatataaattaccgCAAGTTCAATAATCACGTCCTGAGTGTCAAGGCCGGAGTTTTCAGCAAGTATCTTTGGGACCACAAGAAGGGCATCAGCAAAAGCCTCTACACCAAGTTGAGCACGCTATTGGAAGTTCACCAACATCAGACCAAATCCAAGAGAATAAAATGAATGTTTATAATATCCTACTCTAATGCACAGTCCTCAACCCGAAGAGGAACATAAACAAGCATTCTAAGAAAGTTCCAAGTAGAATAATGTGCAATCACAGAGATCCACATAGACAGAGAGAGAACATACAGACCCCTTGAACAGTTTTCTTCACTTCATTAACCAGGTATTGTCTGGCTGCCACCTCAAAAGCCCCTGCACCCTGTGATTTGCAGAAATGAACTCACTGAGTGAAAGAGACTCAAGTCAACAGCTATATCCTTAAGATCTACAtgatatcaataatttaaccTGTTGTCAGGTTTCCATTCATAAGATACAAAAGCAAAGATATAAACAGACATGATGCCACCGCAAATTAAAAGGCTATATTCGACTAAATGGAAGTTCAACAAAACATAGGCTGACTCTGGTTTTCTTCATACATTCAAAAAAATGGAGATCCTCAAATTCAGATTATCCTTGCATTCTGAGAACGGTGAGGATATACAAGTTACACAAGCAAAACAGATATTTTGCTCGCACATGCATGAATCAACATTTCAAACACATTAAGGGCACAGGAAACCTGttaaatacttaaattatGTCAACTCACTAACTGAACTTCAGCATTCACTTGTCAACTAGTAAGATTATTGAATAGAACAACAGAAATAActgaaaaatcacaaaaaactAGAAATATGTAATAACTCACAAGTACAACAGCTTCATCTTCAATGGTATTCTTCACAGCCCTCAAACCATCACGAACTGCATCCTTAATCTGAGCAATGGTGTGATCATTTGGTCCTGCAAAAAACTTATAGGTTGCATTACTGGAACAAAATCAGTCAATCAAATACCACTAACCAGATTGTTGGATGATAGAACCATAACAGCACAAACAACACCAAGAGGACAAAGTATACTGTCAGAAAACAGGAATAATCATCTGGAGATACACAAGTGGTAACTGATAAAGCACTTAGGTGAGCAAATAAAAGTACCTTTAATGAGGATTGTACATGAGTGAggattttttacattttccaCAAATGTATACTTCTCTTCTCCAAGTACATGCTCGTAGACCAGTCCGGCCCAACCAAGGCACTCTGGCGTAAGGTCGTCAACTGAATTGACAGCCTCTCCACCACAAGCCAAAACCAATCTCTCCATGTTTCTCCTCTTCGCCCTTCGCAGGGCAacaatctaaaaaatattgcaaaaatcaaaaagaGCAAAGTAGAAATAGATCCCACACAATCATAAAACAACATATGAATATAAATCCAGCAATGCAGATAACAGTAATAACAAAATTCTAAGAGATGGTAAAAATACAGATTCcagtgaaaaaagaatatcaagaaaatcaaaattcccCAATACTTTTAAATGATTTAACAGAGAACCAGATGACCTTTCAACTGTATTAAAGACACCCAATATGATGTTATTCCACGAGCATAACCAAATCACATTCATGATATAACAAACTAGTAAACTCCATTGCTACATGAAGTCAGGGAGATCTGTAGTGACATTAGCAGTACAAAGTTCTCCTTTCAAAGATGCCATTTGGCAAGACccattttcctctttcttccttGTTTGGGGGGTTTGGTAGGTGGGGGGTGGCACTGTTAATAAAACTAATGAACAGACAGATCAATTCAATTGAACTAAGTATCAGGAATAATGGTTGCAGAAATGAATATGAAGCACTAGAGTACGTTAACTCAAAGTGCCACCACAACCAGATTCCACTAAAATAGAGCACAGTATATCAGTATAATATTTAATGCAGTATGTGAAAAGTGTCCCAATGACGGGGTCTATAAAAGTAATGGCAACTTACTCCAGCTCGTGCAAGAAGATCCAATGATGGAGGATCAATTCCTTTCTGattaataacaacaaaattgTTTTCATTGCCAGCACACACCTGGAAATAACCTTAAGTATTATTATCTTTGAAATAACCTTAAGTATTATTAACGCTGCCATTAAGAATGCTTCATAGCGCCCTCAAACCCACTACCTTGTTCTTTAAATCAATAATCTTCTGCACTTTCTCATCAACAGACCTCCTCTCTGCTGCAACCATTGCTTCTCTCTGTTCTGcatttgagtaaaaaaatcCTGCATTTATTTCACTGGCCAAAATAAAGTCAGTCCTACAGCTCAGACATATTAAGAGTACAGAAGTAATCAACcacaagttagtagaaaatttcagaaaacgATACCTCTTCTCATACTCCAGTGATACATTACAAgtcaaaatataacaattctCTGCTCGACGTTTCATATCCGGATGCCTTGAACCATGGTCAAGAACAAGACCCTCAACCTAGAAACAGCAGCAAGAAGATGAGTATGTATGCCTAAGACACAGAGATTCATACATCATTAGGCAACACCACAAGTGCACATGATCCAGCAGGTAGACATGCATGTCAATGCCCAAAACCCAGCATATTACCAGGAAAATCCTCAAGGACCACATGTTTTCTTAGGATAAGAAACAAGAATTCCTGATAGATAGGACACGCAAACTACAGAAGTAATTTCTCTAATACAACCACATCTCAAATTTCAGCATTTGATCAACCACTGTTAATTAGGTAAATCCAAAAGTAAACACACAAAAGGAATCTAGTGAATGGAAACTTCAGGATCTAATCAGAGCTCCAGTTATGAAATTAACATACCAGACGAGTGTCCACATCAAACTTGTGGCGCATGTGCATTATCTCAACCATGAAAAGATCTATAGGCTCCTCAGGCTTGCGAATGCAGAGCACCTGCAGCAGCAAAAAAATGATGctttgaaacaaaaagaaactgaTAATTTTACATCTGAATAAAGAAGATTTATAAGTAACGTAATGCCAAATATAAGTCCACCTCTGATACTAAAACATGGAAGAAATTATGACCAAGAATTAAAGCACTTACAGAATTTACTACAATGTCAGTTAGTTGATCTGCCAAGGCCTCATATAGCTGAATATGAAGAAAGAGGGATGTAACATGTAAGAACACAATCAAAGAGTCCCAAATGTAACTCAGAAATGTAGCGGCTGAAGCAAACCTTTGTCCTTAATGTTGTTCTTGCTACCATCTTCAG
Above is a genomic segment from Sesamum indicum cultivar Zhongzhi No. 13 linkage group LG13, S_indicum_v1.0, whole genome shotgun sequence containing:
- the LOC105176158 gene encoding 40S ribosomal protein S7 (The sequence of the model RefSeq protein was modified relative to this genomic sequence to represent the inferred CDS: added 75 bases not found in genome assembly), which translates into the protein MYTALQKIHKDKDAEPSEFEESVAQALFDLENTNQEIKSDLKDLYINSALQIDVSGSKKAVVIHVPYRLRKAFRKIHPRLVRELEKKFSGKEVVLIATRRIVRPPKKGSAVQRPRTRTLTAVHEAMLEDIVYPAEIVGKRVRYRLDGSKIMKVFLDPKAKNDTENKLETFAGVYRKLSGKDVVFEFPITES
- the LOC105176159 gene encoding LOW QUALITY PROTEIN: T-complex protein 1 subunit zeta 1-like (The sequence of the model RefSeq protein was modified relative to this genomic sequence to represent the inferred CDS: substituted 1 base at 1 genomic stop codon) is translated as MSLKVLNPNAEVLNKSHALHMNINAAKGLQDVLKTNLGPKGTIKMLVGGAGDIKLTKDGNTLLKEMQIQSPTAIMIARTAVAQDDTSGDGTTSTVIFIGELMKQSERYIDEGXPTLLSLKDLFGGFETXXXXEIAKRATLQFLEKFKTPVVMGDEPDKEILKMVARTTLRTKLYEALADQLTDIVVNSVLCIRKPEEPIDLFMVEIMHMRHKFDVDTRLVEGLVLDHGSRHPDMKRRAENCYILTCNVSLEYEKSEINAGFFYSNAEQREAMVAAERRSVDEKVQKIIDLKNKVCAGNENNFVVINQKGIDPPSLDLLARAGIVALRRAKRRNMERLVLACGGEAVNSVDDLTPECLGWAGLVYEHVLGEEKYTFVENVKNPHSCTILIKGPNDHTIAQIKDAVRDGLRAVKNTIEDEAVVLGAGAFEVAARQYLVNEVKKTVQGRAQLGVEAFADALLVVPKILAENSGLDTQDVIIELAGEHDKGNVVGLNLHTGEPIDPQMEGIFDNYSVKRQIINSGPVIASQLLLVDEVIRAGRNMRKPN